The nucleotide window ACACATCAAATGGACCATCACACGGGAAGCTGTCTGTGCGGCGGGGTAGCTTTCGAGATCTCTGGTACCTTCGAGCACTTCTTCCTCTGCCACTGCCAGCGCTGCCGCAAGGCCAGCGGCACCGCCCACACTGCCAATCTGTTCAGCACGACGGCAAGAGTGGTCTGGCTCAGCGGCGAAGACCTTCTGTGTCATTATCATGTTCCCGAGAGCCGCCATGCCCGCTGCTTCTGCAAAAACTGCGGCTCGCCCCTGCCCCTTGCCCAGCCCGACCTGGGGCTGGTTCTGGTGCCTGCCGGATGTCTGGACACACCGTTGGCGATGCGCGCCGAAGCGCATATCTTTACCGGATCGCGTGCCGAGTGGGATGATGATCTGGCCGCATTGCCAGAGTTCGACGCCCTGCCCGGCTAGATGCCGAAGGGCATGATGCGGCCCTCTAGCCCTCTAGTGCAGATGGTGGATGTTTGAGGAGGTGTCGTCGTTGTGGTCGGCACCGTTCTGGCCACCATTGATGACCTTCAGGCGACCACGCCAGCGATCAGAGAGCGCCCGCAAGCCGGAAACCTCGACCATGCCGTGGGAGCGGAAGCCCATCAGCTCGCGGATTTTCTCGGCTTCTTCCTCGGAAGGAAAGGCCCCGAAGGCGGGCAGGCCGTCGCCATTCTCCAGAACGGGATGGATCTCGATCACGGTCTCGTCGGTCGCCCAGTTGGGGCGGTGAAACTCCAGAATGGAAATATCGGCAAAGGGCGTCCGGGTCTCGCGGTGGCGAAACAGCCAGTCGCGGGTTGTCTGAATCAGCTGCTGTCCCTCAAGATCGAGACGGGTATCCCGCGCCTCCCCCATGAGCGCCGAGAGCAGAAAGAACGTTCCGCCCGCTGCACCGAGCAGCCCCAGAAGGCCATAGGGGATCAGCACCCAGCTGAAGCGGTTCCACTGGGGCGCGACCAGCAGCGCATAGGGCAACAACCACAACACCACCCCGAACAGTCCGATCATCACACGAACCGGCAGGGGATAGTGATTGTGAAACAGGAAGGGATCATCCTTGGCCTTCGTCCCGGTATTGATGCCGCAACTGCTCATCCTGCCCTCTGTGCTGTCGCCATTGATCCTGTCGGATCCTAACGCTCGATGCCATAATCCATCGGGGTCCGGATGGAGCGATGGAAGCGAAGTTTCTTGAGATATTCAATCGGGTCCTTGGGCGTGACCTGAGCCCCTTCCGGCACATTCAGCCAGTCATAGAGGCGCGTGAGATGAAAGCGCAAGGCTGCCCCGCGGGCCAGAAGCGGCAGGGCATTGTATTCCTCCACCTGCAGTGGACGCACCGATTGGTAGCCCTTCAGCATGGCGCGGGCCTTGGTGACATTGAACATGTCGTCAGGCTCGAAGCACCAGGCGTTGAGGCAGATGGCGATATCATAGGCCAGAAGGTCATTACAGGCAAAGTAGAAGTCGATGATGCCTGACAGGGCGCCTCTCAGAAAGAAAACATTGTCGACGAACAGGTCGGCATGAATGATGCCCTTGGGCAGATCGCGCGGCCAGTGGGCCTCGAAGAACTCGAGTTCCTTCTCGATTTCAGCCTGCAGCCCCTTCTGCACCTCGTCA belongs to uncultured Cohaesibacter sp. and includes:
- a CDS encoding GFA family protein; translation: MSHTEQITHQMDHHTGSCLCGGVAFEISGTFEHFFLCHCQRCRKASGTAHTANLFSTTARVVWLSGEDLLCHYHVPESRHARCFCKNCGSPLPLAQPDLGLVLVPAGCLDTPLAMRAEAHIFTGSRAEWDDDLAALPEFDALPG
- a CDS encoding homoserine kinase; amino-acid sequence: MAVYTEVSDEELSAFVDNYNVGALTSYKGIAEGVENSNFLVQTETGPYILTLYEKRVNPTDLPFFLGLMEHLSARGLNCPTPLKNGEGKALGHLAGRPAAMVTFLEGMWVRRPSVEQCEQLGEAMARMHKAGEGFEIVRPNALSVGGWRPLFAMCANRADEVQKGLQAEIEKELEFFEAHWPRDLPKGIIHADLFVDNVFFLRGALSGIIDFYFACNDLLAYDIAICLNAWCFEPDDMFNVTKARAMLKGYQSVRPLQVEEYNALPLLARGAALRFHLTRLYDWLNVPEGAQVTPKDPIEYLKKLRFHRSIRTPMDYGIER